One genomic segment of Vespa velutina chromosome 10, iVesVel2.1, whole genome shotgun sequence includes these proteins:
- the LOC124951954 gene encoding pleckstrin homology domain-containing family M member 1 has product MNSLLKSVKSLTNKRNILVRESLQKQLNTSVMEMQSAPGVAEEEAVGNCEEAMTLCSVLEAIFLHGLKDSLLNRVTEVLSGPDFDAMPQPSFWGPLLVFSHRQIIDQIQALTQVTTEVGYCRAWIRLALNEGLLASYLCSIRRDNSALKPYYDRSAFIRDADLIEIAQRLIESLDYISFELACNSSLLNFWSSTPLLLAGIWSPPMKSCPVFSAVDIAKTITTELRDNDNPEEVETASSIGSLGSFNSSQSALNNIACITENEALKIILKDKITNNHHTTQKNKNGSPAHTSKQKNIEKANTQKVEETINEVMKNVSASETPTENIETMTIDINTTIIQDDHQDSSSQENNIVCTDNISTTVGNSLFGRLGWSTSFEDCESSMTSSVISHGSGMDAPRTPGDGPTYDALIQSYHTAGNMMVPDLQEFLKKYPKKKSIDEEIKSPTAAKIVINFDEQLGKLPREKGLDMQNYSCFNCGHAIGMTFSKAHVCSFSASYYCADCMAQGEYIIPSRMIHNWDLKRYMICQKAAEYLKDCSTLLDLKILNPKIYMAVDIMAQLQSLRIQLNLLRAYLFTCREPVIESLQKNVAPRDYLYEHVHQYSVSDLLDIPNGTLAQQLQRVVEFARNHVINCWLCSQKGFICEVCNNPKVIYPFDIDSTYRCGSCNAVFHADCLNAYKPCPKCERRRKRMDLPLLDMGCTELPPESTLTSENNID; this is encoded by the exons ATGAATTCTCTTCTAAAATCCGTCAAATCCCtcacaaacaaaagaaatatattagtGAGAGAATCTCTACAAAAACAGTTAAATACAAGTGTGATGGAGATGCAGAGCGCACCAGGTGTcgcagaagaagaagcagtTGGAAATTGTGAAGAAGCAATGACATTATGCTCTGTACTGGAAGCTATATTTTTACATGGACTAAAGGATAGTCTTTTAAATAGAGTGACAGAAGTTCTCAGCGGCCCTGACTTTGATGCTATGCCTCAACCAAGTTTTTGGGGACCTTTACTAGTATTCTCCCATCGCCAAATTATTGATCAAATTCAAGCGTTAACACAAGTTACCACTGAAGTGGGTTACTGTAGAGCATGGATAAGATTAGCCTTAAACGAAGGTCTATTAGCAAGTTATTTGTGTTCTATAAGAAGGGATAATTCTGCTCTGAAACCATATTATGATCGTTCTGCCTTCATTAGAGATGCcgatttaatagaaattgcTCAACGATTAATAGAAAGCTTGGATTACATAAGCTTTGAACTGGCTTGCAATAGTAGTCTCTTAAATTTTTGGTCAAGTACTCCTCTGCTTTTAGCTGGTATATGGTCACCTCCCATGAAATCTTGTCCTGTGTTTAGTGCAGTAGATATTGCAAAAACAATAACTACAGAATTAAGGGATAATGATAATCCTGAAGAAGTAGAAACTGCAAGTTCTATAGGTAGTTTAGGTTCCTTTAATTCTTCGCAATCTGCTTTAAATAATATAGCTTGTATTACAGAAAATGAAGctctaaaaattattttaaaagataaaattactAACAATCATCATACTacacagaaaaataaaaatggcagTCCTGCACATACatctaaacaaaaaaacataGAGAAAGCAAATACACAGAAAGTAGAAGAAACTATAAATGAAGTTATGAAAAATGTATCAGCTAGTGAGACACCTACAGAGAATATAGAAACTATGACAATTGACATTAATACTACAATCATTCAAGATGATCATCAAGATAGTAGTtctcaagaaaataatattgtttgtaCCGATAATATATCTACTACTGTAGGAAATTCATTATTTGGAAGACTAGGATGGTCAACTTCATTTGAAGATTGTGAATCTTCTATGACTTCATCTGTGATATCTCATGGTTCTGGAATGGATGCTCCTCGCACTCCAGGTGATGGACCGACCTATGATGCTCTTATTCAAAGCTATCATACTGCTGGCAATATGATGGTACCGGATCtacaagaatttttaaaaaaatatccgaAGAAAAAATCTATTGATGAAGAAATCAAATCTCCAACTGCTGCTAAg attgtCATAAATTTTGATGAGCAACTAGGAAAGTTGCCAAGAGAAAAAGGCCTTGATATGCAAAATTACAGCTGTTTCAATTGTGGCCACGCTATTGGTATGACGTTTTCAAAGGCACATGTTTGCTCCTTTTCTGCAAGTTATTATTGTGCAGATTGTATGGCACAAGGAGAATATATAATACCATCACGTATGATTCATAATTGGGATTTAAAACGTTATATGATTTGTCAAAAAGCTGCAGAGTACCTGAAAGATTGTTCTACtttattagatttaaaaattttgaatccaaaaatatatatggcAGTAGATATCATGGCACAACTACAATCTTTAAGAATACAATTGAATTTATTGAGAGCTTATTTGTTTACTTGTCGAGAACCTGTTATTGAATCATTGCAAAAAAATGTTGCCCCCagagattatttatatgaacatGTTCATCAATATTCTGTTTCTGATCTTCTTGATATACCTAATGGTACTCTTGCTCAACAATTACAAAGAGTAGTTGAGTTTGCACGAAATCATGTGATAAATTGTTGGCTTTGTAGTCAAAAAGGATTTATTTGTGAAGTATGCAATAATCCTAAAGTCATCTATCCTTTTGATATAGATTCTACATATAGA tGCGGATCATGCAATGCCGTATTTCATGCAGATTGCTTAAATGCATATAAACCATGTCCGAAGTGTGAACGTCGGCGTAAACGAATGGATCTTCCTCTTTTAGACATGGGATGTACAGAATTACCACCTGAATCGACATTAAcatctgaaaataatattgactaa